One segment of Erigeron canadensis isolate Cc75 chromosome 2, C_canadensis_v1, whole genome shotgun sequence DNA contains the following:
- the LOC122587529 gene encoding lysine--tRNA ligase-like yields MSDTALSFVDCHIMSVIILDTLIVLSYNLNRVPTETRFCPPSQDLISPEIKVIYDTRTKVVSYIRHFLDNLGFLKVDSPILTMVPGGSDVHPFVNPYNDLGMKMFMEIAPELYLKQFIGGGKERVYVIGQLLRHDGIRLIRCPEFMCEFYMVLADYDYLMKLTEEMLSGMVKELTGGYKVAYHANGYDNNPIEIDFTPPFRRISMIEELEKMANLSIPKGLKSEEARQYLADACNKFDINCSPPQTTTRLLEKLSKHFLEDMCVNPTFITEHPKIMSPRAKFVRDNLGLTERFQLFINKFELLNSYTEQNDPVLHRFRFANQVKDQQSGDGQTVLSMALDYGLPTTGGWVLGIDRLTMLLTDSQIVEKLYFADHETRTTP; encoded by the exons ATGAGTGACACTGCATTATCATTTGTTGATTGTCACATAATGTCTGTAATCATATTGGACACTTTAATTGTGTTATCATACAACTTGAATCGTGTTCCAACT GAAACACGCTTTTGTCCACCTTCTCAGGATCTGATATCCCCGGAGATCAAAGTGATATACGATACACGGACAAAAGTTGTATCTTATATTAGACACTTCCTCGACAATCTTGGTTTTCTGAAG GTCGATTCTCCCATATTAACCATGGTTCCTGGTGGATCTGATGTACATCCTTTTGTGAATCCTTACAACGACCTAGGCatgaaaatgtttatggaaATTGCTCCTGAACTTTATCTAAAGCAGTTCATTGGTGGTGGAAAAGAACGTGTATATGTAATTGGACAACTACTTAGGCACGATGGGATTCGTCTGATACGTTGTCCTGAGTTCATGTGTGAGTTTTATATGGTTCTTGCGGATTACGACTATTTGATGAAGCTGACTGAAGAAATGTTGAGCG GCATGGTGAAGGAGCTGACAGGTGGCTACAAAGTTGCATATCATGCCAATGGGTATGATAATAACCCGATTGAAATTGACTTCACTCCTCCTTTCAG AAGGATTTCAATGATTGAAGAGTTGGAAAAGATGGCAAATCTTAGCATACCCAAAGGCCTTAAGAGTGAGGAAGCTAGACAATATCTTGCTGATGCATGCAACAAGTTTGATATCAATTGTTCACCACCTCAAACGACAACACGATTGTTGGAAAAA CTTTCAAAGCACTTTCTAGAGGACATGTGTGTCAATCCTACTTTCATTACGGAGCATCCTAAAATAATGAGTCCACGGGCAAAATTCGTGAGAGACAACCTAGGATTGACTGAACGCTTCCAATTGTTTATTAACAAGTTTGAG CTCCTAAATTCATACACCGAACAAAACGACCCTGTGTTACACCGCTTTCGATTTGCAAATCAAGTAAAG GATCAACAATCAGGAGATGGGCAAACAGTGTTATCTATGGCTCTTGATTACGGTTTGCCAACAACTGGTGGGTGGGTTTTGGGTATTGATAGGCTTACAATGTTGCTCACTGATTCACAGATCGTCGAG AAGTTATACTTTGCCGACCATGAAACTAGAACTACACCATGA